A section of the Bacillus pumilus genome encodes:
- the isdC gene encoding heme uptake protein IsdC — translation MKKMMRLSVFMTALLLAFMLPFSNAQAATLKDGTYSVNYNVLKAEGNAVSMANDYWLKPAKVIAKNGKLTVQMTIKNSSWVTEFKVPGNGGYVDTTVLSTNKKANTRIVQFQAQSLSKPIKSKIHVTVKSADYDHDYTIQLKFDESSMKSLSSNSTNKSAGEAEKQQPSKESTKTSDSSTTKQEENPQTGDTNQTVWLLVLALCSGGFLARKWIIKH, via the coding sequence ATGAAAAAAATGATGAGGCTATCAGTCTTCATGACCGCTTTATTATTGGCATTCATGCTGCCTTTTTCAAACGCACAGGCTGCCACGTTAAAGGATGGTACATACTCCGTCAACTATAATGTGCTCAAGGCTGAAGGAAATGCGGTCTCCATGGCAAATGATTACTGGCTGAAGCCAGCAAAAGTGATTGCAAAAAACGGGAAGCTGACAGTACAAATGACCATTAAAAATAGCAGCTGGGTGACGGAATTTAAAGTGCCCGGAAATGGCGGCTATGTCGATACAACGGTTCTCTCAACCAATAAAAAAGCCAACACAAGGATTGTTCAGTTCCAAGCACAGAGCTTGTCTAAACCAATCAAGTCAAAAATACATGTCACTGTAAAATCTGCTGATTATGATCATGATTATACCATTCAGCTGAAATTTGATGAGAGCAGCATGAAATCACTTTCGTCTAACAGCACAAACAAATCAGCGGGTGAGGCAGAAAAGCAGCAGCCATCAAAAGAATCAACGAAAACATCTGATTCATCCACGACAAAACAAGAAGAGAATCCTCAAACTGGTGATACAAACCAGACAGTGTGGCTCCTTGTACTTGCTCTATGCTCAGGTGGATTTTTAGCAAGAAAGTGGATCATCAAGCATTAA
- a CDS encoding ABC transporter substrate-binding protein has translation MKFSHVIFMGLVLMLLLVGCSQAAPVEKGSGQGALKIKDFAGRTLSFEDSPQRIVSLSTGDMSILYALGGEVVGRPAAELPESLQQATSVQTIGTTHQFDVELITSLKPDVVLGNEQLNSKDISTIEGIGSQLLLTSANSVKDIQRQITLFGDLLGKQQEAKALNKQIDQRKKQVKQPQKKVKTLVVYGAPGTYMAALPQSLSGDLLHIAGGTNIAENEPALEKFPQYAQINAEKVIEADPDLILLMTHSNPEDVKAGFMSEMKQNAAWHDVSAVKHGHVEILPSDLFGTNPGADVMKAIDELEKRLKRLSS, from the coding sequence TTGAAATTTTCACATGTGATTTTCATGGGACTTGTCTTAATGTTACTCCTCGTCGGATGCAGTCAGGCAGCACCTGTAGAGAAAGGGAGCGGACAAGGTGCGCTGAAGATAAAGGACTTTGCCGGCAGAACACTGTCGTTTGAAGACTCCCCTCAGCGTATTGTCTCATTATCGACTGGAGACATGAGCATCCTATATGCCTTAGGCGGCGAGGTGGTCGGTCGTCCGGCCGCCGAATTACCAGAAAGCTTACAACAGGCTACATCTGTCCAAACAATTGGTACAACACATCAATTTGATGTAGAGCTCATCACAAGCTTAAAGCCCGATGTAGTACTTGGGAATGAACAATTAAACAGCAAGGACATCTCTACAATAGAAGGAATTGGTTCACAGCTTCTTTTGACAAGTGCCAATTCAGTAAAGGACATCCAGCGGCAAATTACGTTATTCGGAGATTTGCTAGGGAAGCAGCAAGAGGCAAAAGCGCTTAACAAGCAAATCGATCAGCGGAAAAAGCAGGTCAAACAGCCTCAGAAAAAAGTGAAGACACTCGTTGTATACGGGGCACCTGGCACATATATGGCGGCACTACCTCAATCCTTAAGCGGAGATTTACTGCACATCGCTGGAGGGACGAACATTGCGGAGAATGAACCGGCACTCGAGAAATTCCCTCAATACGCTCAAATCAATGCAGAGAAGGTCATCGAAGCTGATCCTGATCTTATCCTGCTTATGACCCACAGCAATCCTGAAGATGTGAAAGCGGGCTTTATGAGTGAAATGAAGCAGAATGCCGCATGGCACGATGTGTCAGCCGTCAAACATGGACATGTCGAGATTTTGCCTAGTGATCTATTTGGGACGAATCCAGGTGCAGACGTGATGAAAGCGATTGATGAACTAGAGAAAAGATTGAAGCGATTGTCATCATGA
- the srtB gene encoding class B sortase yields MKRRKRVWQRMLTIVCLGVFIYSGSAIGLELFGYYQNRQVLAKAQTMYGHEPGMNENREPGTIRTSFDELRKVNDDIVGWINMKDTMIQYPIVQSRDNAFYLTRNYLKNDTRAGSIFMDYRNDVLHESPNTVVYGHRMRDGSMFAGLTNYLKKDFFDEHRTFQYDTLYQSYEAEIFAVYETTVDFDYIQTDFQDLGEYAHYLQAVRKKSIYQTKTDVSTDDLILTLSTCDHVLAPKNGRLVVQAKLKKVY; encoded by the coding sequence GTGAAAAGACGAAAACGGGTCTGGCAGCGTATGCTGACAATCGTCTGTTTAGGTGTATTCATTTATAGCGGTTCGGCGATTGGCTTAGAACTGTTCGGCTATTATCAAAATCGGCAGGTGCTTGCAAAGGCTCAGACGATGTACGGACATGAGCCAGGAATGAATGAAAACCGGGAGCCAGGAACCATTCGTACATCATTTGATGAACTGCGGAAGGTAAACGATGACATTGTTGGGTGGATCAACATGAAGGACACAATGATCCAGTACCCAATCGTCCAATCTCGCGATAATGCGTTCTACTTAACCCGTAATTACTTAAAAAATGACACCAGGGCAGGCAGTATTTTTATGGATTATCGCAATGACGTCTTGCATGAAAGCCCGAATACTGTGGTGTACGGGCATCGAATGAGGGATGGGTCCATGTTCGCTGGACTCACAAACTATTTAAAAAAGGATTTCTTCGATGAACATCGGACATTTCAATACGATACGCTGTATCAAAGCTATGAGGCGGAGATTTTTGCCGTGTATGAAACAACGGTGGACTTCGATTATATTCAAACCGATTTTCAAGATCTTGGCGAATATGCGCACTACTTGCAAGCTGTGCGGAAAAAATCAATCTATCAAACGAAGACAGACGTGTCCACAGATGACCTCATCCTCACTCTATCGACCTGTGATCATGTGCTTGCACCGAAAAACGGGCGTCTCGTGGTACAGGCAAAGCTAAAGAAAGTTTACTAG
- a CDS encoding winged helix-turn-helix transcriptional regulator, with amino-acid sequence MAQEDGCPITDAMEILGKKWVILIINQLLTGPKRFCQLENEMNISGRLLSERLKDLEAEGLVEKNVYPDIPVRIEYELTAQGKKIEPIIREMYAWSLERKNSKKGEHVPS; translated from the coding sequence ATGGCTCAAGAAGATGGCTGTCCAATCACAGATGCCATGGAGATTCTAGGCAAGAAGTGGGTCATTCTCATCATCAATCAGCTTCTGACAGGTCCTAAGCGTTTCTGTCAGCTTGAAAATGAAATGAACATCAGCGGCAGATTATTATCTGAAAGGCTGAAGGATTTAGAGGCTGAAGGACTCGTTGAGAAAAACGTATACCCTGACATTCCAGTACGGATTGAATACGAATTAACAGCGCAAGGGAAGAAAATAGAGCCGATTATTCGTGAAATGTATGCTTGGTCTTTAGAACGTAAAAACAGCAAAAAAGGGGAACATGTCCCTTCCTAA
- a CDS encoding NEAT domain-containing protein, protein MKVIRSTSHALLLFSFVLLFALAPISSASAAGLADGQHSAQYVVWKADSDSTSTANTYFEKPAKLVVKDGKIKAQVTLTNSSWITSFKTLEQGVYKDAKVISTNTAANKRTVEFNVNSLTEVVPAKVSVTVPAIGYTGNYDIRLKFDSASVQ, encoded by the coding sequence ATGAAAGTCATTCGTTCAACATCACACGCATTATTGCTTTTTAGTTTTGTTCTATTATTTGCTCTAGCCCCGATTAGCTCAGCATCAGCAGCTGGGTTAGCAGATGGTCAACATTCAGCACAATATGTGGTTTGGAAGGCAGATAGCGATTCGACTTCAACAGCGAATACGTATTTTGAAAAACCAGCAAAGCTTGTCGTGAAGGATGGAAAAATCAAAGCACAAGTGACGTTAACAAATAGTTCTTGGATCACTAGCTTTAAAACACTTGAGCAAGGTGTCTACAAAGATGCGAAGGTGATCAGTACAAACACAGCTGCGAATAAGAGAACAGTAGAATTCAACGTGAACAGCCTGACAGAAGTCGTACCAGCAAAAGTGAGCGTCACTGTACCGGCCATCGGATATACAGGTAATTACGACATCCGACTCAAGTTTGATTCAGCATCTGTTCAATAA
- the isdE gene encoding heme ABC transporter substrate-binding protein IsdE, translating into MKHRMLCTLIAAFSVCVILSGCSQSAESSAKSKKSVESNARIVATTVAAVEIMDALEIDLVGVPTSQKSLPARYKGLPEVGNPMSPDMEIIQSLQPTDVLSVTTLQYDLETPFQQAGVPATYLNLESMANMEKAITKLGDQYDRKKQAKRIVTDFEQKKKDIQEKTKGKRKPSVLILLGVPGSYLVATEHSYIGDLVRIAGGENIVKGEKMEYLASNTEYLQKANPDIILRAAHGMPDEVVRMFDQEFKTNDIWKHFHAVKQNRVYDLEESLFGTTGNLKAAEALDELTRMLYPS; encoded by the coding sequence TTGAAGCATCGAATGTTATGTACCTTGATCGCTGCCTTCAGTGTGTGCGTGATCTTATCGGGCTGCTCACAGTCAGCTGAAAGCTCAGCAAAAAGCAAAAAAAGCGTAGAATCAAATGCGCGCATTGTGGCAACAACTGTAGCCGCTGTGGAGATCATGGATGCCTTAGAGATCGATCTTGTCGGGGTGCCAACTAGCCAAAAATCCTTGCCAGCTCGTTATAAAGGACTGCCGGAAGTCGGTAATCCAATGAGCCCAGACATGGAAATCATCCAATCACTTCAACCGACAGATGTCCTGTCTGTGACAACCCTTCAATATGATTTAGAGACACCCTTTCAGCAAGCTGGTGTCCCTGCTACATACTTAAATCTCGAGAGCATGGCTAACATGGAAAAGGCGATCACGAAGCTCGGAGATCAGTATGACAGAAAGAAACAAGCCAAGCGCATCGTGACTGATTTTGAACAAAAAAAGAAAGACATACAAGAGAAGACGAAGGGAAAACGAAAGCCATCCGTTCTGATTTTACTTGGTGTACCAGGCAGTTATTTGGTGGCGACAGAGCATTCATATATTGGTGATCTTGTACGTATCGCAGGCGGAGAGAACATTGTCAAAGGTGAGAAAATGGAGTATTTGGCTTCCAATACGGAGTATTTACAAAAAGCCAATCCAGATATCATCCTCCGGGCCGCACATGGGATGCCAGATGAAGTCGTTCGCATGTTTGATCAAGAATTTAAAACAAATGACATTTGGAAGCATTTTCATGCAGTCAAGCAAAACCGGGTGTATGACCTCGAAGAAAGCTTATTCGGGACAACAGGCAATTTAAAGGCAGCAGAAGCATTAGATGAACTAACGCGTATGCTGTATCCGTCATAA
- a CDS encoding FecCD family ABC transporter permease: MKKTGVLFLTVSVLLVCVFIYSAITGSIHVTPIELLEGLITGQHAQVEIIKDLRIPRMLIAMFTGAALSVSGVLLQSVMRNPLADAGVIGISSGASFFSLMAITALPQFYFYSPLFSVLGGAIACFLVYVLSWKGGLSPIRMILVGIAINAMFTGMAEAFVTICSYFNITINQSGQSNLTMKTWGDVRLIGVYGVVGLVVALFFSRWCNLLALQDKTAKNLGLRVTRMRLLISITAVLLAAVTAAVAGVIAFVGLLIPHISRRLVGSDHRVLIPFSALGGALLILTADTLGRTLVAPNEIPASTIMAVIGGPFLIFLLRRGDRLHGHS, from the coding sequence ATGAAAAAAACAGGAGTTTTATTTCTGACAGTCAGTGTCTTACTAGTGTGCGTGTTTATTTATTCCGCCATTACTGGGAGCATTCATGTCACCCCGATTGAATTATTGGAAGGGCTCATCACCGGTCAACATGCACAGGTAGAAATCATTAAAGATCTCAGAATTCCTCGCATGCTCATTGCCATGTTTACAGGGGCCGCCTTATCAGTCTCCGGTGTACTGCTACAGTCGGTCATGAGGAATCCATTAGCTGATGCCGGCGTCATTGGAATTTCATCAGGAGCCAGCTTCTTTTCTTTAATGGCCATAACAGCACTTCCTCAATTTTATTTCTACTCTCCTTTATTTTCGGTGTTAGGCGGAGCCATTGCGTGTTTCCTCGTGTATGTTCTGTCTTGGAAGGGTGGATTAAGCCCCATCCGTATGATTTTGGTTGGGATCGCCATCAATGCCATGTTTACTGGAATGGCTGAAGCATTTGTGACCATTTGCAGTTATTTCAATATCACGATCAATCAGTCAGGACAGTCGAATCTCACGATGAAAACGTGGGGAGATGTCCGTTTAATCGGAGTCTATGGTGTCGTCGGTCTTGTCGTAGCCCTTTTCTTTAGTAGGTGGTGTAACCTCTTGGCTCTTCAGGACAAGACAGCGAAAAATTTAGGATTGCGTGTGACCAGAATGCGCCTTTTGATTTCCATCACAGCTGTATTGCTTGCGGCGGTGACAGCAGCGGTAGCGGGCGTGATCGCGTTTGTCGGTTTGCTTATCCCGCACATTTCAAGAAGACTTGTCGGCTCGGATCACCGGGTACTCATTCCATTTTCTGCGTTAGGCGGGGCTTTGCTGATTCTAACGGCTGATACACTCGGCAGGACGCTTGTCGCGCCAAATGAAATTCCTGCTTCTACGATCATGGCCGTGATTGGCGGACCATTTCTGATCTTTTTACTAAGAAGGGGGGATCGTCTTCATGGACATTCGTGA
- a CDS encoding FecCD family ABC transporter permease, which translates to MKMNAELDFQKRQSRRRWLIPGLFISLVVGACLGLALGSVQLTLQDLLAALTGSGQPVHEKIVMDLRLPRVLIGFIVGACLAASGAILQGVVRNPLADPGIIGVTAGGGLAAVLSMIVFPQFTYLLPASAFLGALLAALVVYMLSFDQGVSPLKLILAGVAVNALLGAVMNGFMVLYSERVQAVLPFLSGGLNGRSWHHLSFVSPYALAGLCLCFFAIKPANLLLLGDESAQLLGLRVERTRFFLIALAALLAGAAVSVSGLIGFVGLVVPHFIRLLIGDDYRYLLPISMLGGGVLVVFADTAARVWFTPVELPVGILLACIGAPFFLYLLKKKGRG; encoded by the coding sequence ATGAAAATGAATGCAGAATTAGATTTTCAAAAAAGACAGTCGAGGCGAAGATGGCTGATACCCGGGCTGTTCATCTCGTTAGTTGTAGGCGCATGTCTAGGACTTGCATTAGGTTCTGTTCAATTAACACTACAAGACTTACTCGCTGCTTTGACGGGGTCAGGTCAGCCTGTCCATGAGAAAATAGTGATGGATTTACGTCTGCCGCGCGTTCTCATCGGTTTCATCGTTGGGGCCTGTCTCGCAGCATCAGGGGCGATTTTACAAGGAGTCGTCCGAAATCCACTCGCTGACCCTGGCATCATCGGTGTGACAGCTGGCGGCGGATTGGCTGCTGTGCTCAGCATGATCGTGTTTCCACAATTCACGTATCTGCTTCCAGCCTCTGCTTTCCTTGGCGCTTTATTAGCGGCACTTGTGGTGTATATGCTCTCATTTGATCAAGGGGTTTCCCCGCTGAAGCTGATTTTGGCGGGAGTGGCAGTCAATGCCCTGCTTGGGGCGGTGATGAATGGGTTTATGGTGCTTTATAGTGAGCGTGTGCAGGCTGTCCTGCCCTTTTTATCAGGAGGATTAAATGGACGGAGCTGGCATCATCTAAGCTTCGTGTCGCCCTATGCGCTCGCTGGATTGTGCCTTTGTTTTTTTGCCATCAAGCCGGCAAATCTTCTTTTGCTTGGCGATGAATCAGCTCAGCTACTCGGTCTCAGAGTAGAGCGCACACGGTTTTTCTTAATTGCACTAGCGGCACTTTTAGCTGGTGCAGCAGTAAGTGTGAGCGGCTTAATAGGCTTTGTCGGACTGGTCGTTCCTCATTTTATCCGTCTTTTAATTGGAGATGACTACCGGTACCTGCTGCCAATCTCAATGCTGGGCGGAGGCGTGCTTGTGGTTTTTGCAGATACAGCGGCAAGGGTATGGTTTACGCCAGTTGAACTGCCTGTCGGTATCTTGCTTGCCTGCATCGGTGCACCTTTCTTCCTCTATTTATTAAAAAAGAAAGGGAGGGGTTAA
- a CDS encoding NEAT domain-containing protein, protein MKRLLHLKAAILLILFSLLTAFQIPQGTAQAASFVDGEYTVGFTVLKNGSTEASMMDTYTEKPAKLIVENGKTTAYVTLKQSKEITDFKVEQNGNLVTTETVSEDETANTRVIKFDVADLSAKLNGWVKIYWDLGGFIYDEAYDVQLAFDQSSLTLVTPAKPDDSETKPDDQTGTKPDDSETKPDDQTGTKPDDSETKPDDQTGTKPDDNETKPDDQTGTKPVDSTQNQLKDGEYRINYSVLKGDEDESSRMNQYFSHPASLTIKNGKRTISFTVKDDTSVASLKTEKNGSYQEVKTVSTDKAKNTRVVSFDVADLKKAVKGKVHVVVAAAHYEQTYDIRFQFDAKSIAPLKAGQVEEETPATPETPATPETPKPNTPSPETNNGGAAQVTAQLKDGVYKLPFSMKKADKDELSRMNDYVVSPATLVVKNGRHFVSYTVKNSSAITSFQVGTGGKFEETLVAKTDQKSDTRVIQYEVKSLSTAQAARVKIDIPAANYHEQYDVQLVYDTKGIALGEGSGIRTVIGDDESIGFVKNPNDRDSQPNQPNQLENLVPEETGAEQLTFTPSDDQTKSETGQLNPKTGDTSLLWVYILLFGGSLFVLVRKYQTRTR, encoded by the coding sequence TTGAAACGTCTTTTACATCTAAAGGCAGCCATTCTGCTCATTTTATTCAGTTTGTTGACTGCATTTCAGATTCCTCAAGGAACGGCACAAGCTGCATCATTTGTTGATGGTGAATACACAGTCGGGTTCACTGTTTTAAAAAATGGCAGCACAGAAGCGTCCATGATGGATACGTATACAGAAAAGCCAGCTAAGCTGATTGTGGAAAATGGCAAAACGACTGCCTATGTCACACTGAAGCAAAGCAAAGAGATTACAGATTTCAAGGTCGAACAAAATGGCAATCTTGTCACCACTGAAACCGTTAGTGAGGATGAAACTGCCAATACACGTGTGATCAAATTTGATGTTGCCGACTTATCAGCCAAATTAAACGGTTGGGTGAAAATTTACTGGGATTTAGGCGGCTTTATTTATGACGAAGCATATGATGTGCAGCTTGCATTCGATCAAAGCAGCCTAACGCTCGTTACACCTGCAAAGCCAGACGATAGCGAAACAAAACCAGATGACCAAACTGGCACAAAGCCAGACGATAGCGAAACAAAACCAGATGACCAAACTGGCACAAAGCCGGACGATAGCGAAACAAAGCCAGATGATCAAACTGGCACAAAGCCAGACGATAACGAAACAAAGCCGGATGATCAAACTGGCACAAAACCAGTGGATTCTACGCAAAATCAACTGAAAGATGGCGAGTACCGCATCAATTACAGTGTGCTCAAAGGGGATGAAGATGAGTCATCTCGGATGAATCAATACTTCTCACATCCTGCATCCTTAACCATCAAAAATGGAAAACGAACCATTTCCTTTACGGTGAAGGACGATACGTCTGTTGCTTCCTTGAAAACAGAGAAAAACGGTTCTTATCAAGAAGTGAAGACTGTCAGTACAGATAAAGCAAAGAACACAAGAGTGGTATCATTTGATGTCGCAGATTTGAAAAAAGCGGTCAAAGGAAAAGTACACGTTGTCGTAGCAGCCGCTCACTATGAGCAAACCTACGATATTCGTTTTCAATTCGATGCAAAGAGTATCGCGCCACTTAAAGCCGGACAGGTAGAGGAAGAAACGCCTGCTACGCCAGAAACGCCTGCTACACCAGAAACACCAAAACCAAACACACCATCACCAGAAACAAATAACGGCGGAGCTGCTCAAGTGACGGCTCAGCTTAAAGACGGTGTATACAAGCTTCCTTTTTCTATGAAGAAAGCAGACAAGGATGAGCTTTCTCGTATGAACGATTACGTCGTGAGCCCTGCGACACTGGTTGTGAAAAATGGCCGCCATTTCGTTTCATATACAGTGAAGAATAGCTCAGCCATCACGTCCTTCCAAGTAGGAACAGGCGGCAAGTTTGAGGAGACGCTTGTTGCAAAAACAGATCAAAAATCAGATACACGAGTGATTCAATATGAAGTCAAAAGCTTAAGCACGGCTCAGGCAGCACGCGTGAAAATTGATATTCCGGCTGCGAATTATCATGAGCAGTACGATGTCCAACTTGTCTATGACACGAAAGGAATTGCTCTTGGTGAAGGAAGCGGGATTCGAACGGTCATTGGAGACGATGAGAGTATTGGCTTTGTCAAAAATCCAAATGATCGCGATTCTCAACCAAATCAACCGAATCAACTTGAGAATTTAGTGCCAGAGGAAACAGGCGCAGAGCAGTTAACTTTTACTCCATCAGATGACCAAACCAAGTCTGAGACTGGACAGCTGAATCCAAAAACAGGAGATACCTCTCTTCTTTGGGTGTATATTCTTTTATTCGGCGGGTCATTATTCGTACTCGTTAGAAAGTATCAAACAAGAACAAGATAA
- the isdG gene encoding heme oxygenase, which produces MDVIAMDDVSLSQGGFQLSSISAAVPKGSVTGIIGPNGSGKSTFIKAAARLTSIESGMIYIHDIPQKEMTAQEIAKEIAVLMQTRTAIPSMTVRELVALGRSPHRSIWKKSSKTDQEAIEWALDVTNSRINENRMLHTLSGGERQKAYIAMALAQKTETIILDEPTTYLDIAHQLDLLELLKQLNKTHGITILMVLHDLQQAAKYCDRLIAMKRGQIYQIGTPKDVLTESFFKEVFGIQAEVHLDGEHPLIIPIASIQQQKGDEQNMIIVNNQVRVEKGSADHLVKRFNKQGQVEFMEGFLGMEVWVTQQTTDYDEVTIHTRWNRKEDFVNWTKSQAFGDAHAHGKAKPEGLLKNKITYYEVQVTRPALQKKA; this is translated from the coding sequence TTGGATGTGATCGCTATGGATGACGTGAGTCTCAGTCAAGGAGGCTTTCAGCTCTCATCTATATCAGCAGCTGTTCCTAAAGGAAGCGTGACAGGCATTATTGGACCGAATGGATCAGGTAAGTCGACTTTTATTAAAGCAGCCGCACGCCTTACATCAATCGAAAGCGGCATGATATACATTCACGATATACCGCAAAAAGAGATGACGGCTCAGGAGATTGCAAAGGAGATCGCCGTTCTCATGCAGACGAGGACAGCTATTCCATCTATGACCGTACGGGAGCTGGTCGCACTTGGACGCAGTCCGCATCGTTCGATCTGGAAAAAAAGCTCGAAGACAGATCAAGAAGCGATTGAGTGGGCGCTTGATGTGACCAATAGCCGTATCAATGAAAATAGAATGCTGCATACATTGTCTGGCGGAGAAAGGCAAAAAGCGTATATTGCGATGGCGCTTGCTCAGAAGACAGAGACGATTATTCTGGATGAGCCGACAACTTACCTAGATATTGCGCATCAGCTTGATTTACTAGAGCTACTCAAACAACTGAATAAGACGCATGGAATCACCATTTTAATGGTTCTTCACGACCTGCAGCAGGCAGCAAAATATTGTGACCGCCTCATCGCGATGAAGCGTGGTCAGATTTACCAAATAGGGACACCAAAAGACGTATTAACAGAAAGCTTTTTCAAAGAGGTCTTTGGGATTCAGGCTGAGGTTCACTTAGACGGTGAGCATCCGCTGATTATTCCAATCGCTTCGATCCAACAACAAAAGGGAGATGAACAAAACATGATCATTGTGAATAACCAGGTAAGAGTAGAAAAAGGCAGTGCCGACCACCTCGTCAAACGTTTTAACAAGCAGGGACAAGTAGAATTCATGGAAGGATTTTTAGGCATGGAGGTCTGGGTCACACAGCAGACAACCGATTACGATGAAGTGACCATTCATACACGCTGGAATCGAAAAGAAGACTTCGTGAACTGGACAAAATCTCAGGCATTTGGTGATGCGCACGCTCATGGAAAAGCGAAACCTGAAGGCCTATTGAAAAACAAAATTACGTACTATGAAGTACAAGTGACTAGACCGGCTTTACAGAAAAAAGCCTAA
- a CDS encoding ABC transporter ATP-binding protein — protein MDIREVSFSYDQQKDIVQSVTTHIEKGKITTIIGPNGSGKSTLLSLMAHNHAPNKGQIYLDGQALNAFKPKELAKKLAVVHQQNEAPLDLTIERVVAFGRTPYQTMRGGDKEEDERAIEWALSSTKLTEKRKVPLASLSGGERQRVWIAMALAQKTPILFLDEPTTYLDIYYQFDILELIRELNVVHGLTIVMVLHDMNQAVRYSDVIIAMKNGRIMSEGQPNDVLTEENVRHIYDVSVTIKQDAETGMYIVPVGI, from the coding sequence ATGGACATTCGTGAGGTGTCATTCTCATATGACCAGCAGAAGGACATCGTTCAATCGGTCACCACACACATTGAAAAAGGGAAAATCACAACCATTATCGGTCCGAATGGCTCGGGGAAATCCACACTGCTTTCATTGATGGCGCATAACCATGCGCCAAACAAAGGGCAGATTTACTTAGACGGCCAAGCGCTGAATGCGTTTAAGCCAAAGGAACTGGCAAAAAAGCTCGCTGTCGTTCATCAGCAAAATGAAGCACCGCTTGATTTAACGATCGAAAGGGTCGTGGCATTCGGCAGAACGCCGTATCAGACGATGCGCGGAGGAGACAAGGAAGAGGATGAGAGAGCGATAGAGTGGGCGCTTTCTAGTACAAAGCTAACGGAAAAACGAAAGGTGCCGCTCGCCTCACTGTCAGGCGGTGAGCGGCAGCGAGTATGGATTGCGATGGCACTTGCGCAAAAAACGCCGATCCTTTTCTTAGACGAACCGACAACCTATTTGGATATCTACTATCAATTTGACATTCTTGAGCTGATCCGTGAGCTCAATGTCGTACATGGACTAACAATCGTTATGGTGCTGCACGACATGAACCAAGCTGTCCGCTACAGCGATGTCATCATTGCGATGAAGAATGGGCGGATTATGAGTGAAGGACAACCAAATGATGTGTTAACAGAAGAAAATGTGCGGCACATTTATGATGTGTCCGTCACGATTAAACAGGATGCAGAAACAGGGATGTACATCGTGCCTGTTGGTATATAA